The Antarcticibacterium sp. 1MA-6-2 genome has a window encoding:
- a CDS encoding ATP-binding protein, producing the protein MKKNIHIEKMSVKGVQNLIDRAYREGSEMQFVRELYKNSIEAGATQIEFGPEWQGVEKQGVYRFMVADNGKGMNASEMETFLNTFGSGGKPVGGAHENYGIGAKTSTLPWNYKGVVVLSWTENDPVGSMLWLCKNPSTGEYGAKIIQTDDGEYNTVVSPYNDKEFGINWGKIKPSWLQISGTIVICLGNTGKENTFIEKGRGESFSLQGISAYLNKRIWEIPENVEIFVQELRSKKKEKMPKSIEEASRSSLFNKGKKDNRWNRRRVKGAKQHLIFPGHKKGEMGATGKITAKDGTELKWYLWKGERPNIHSNAHEKGYIAALYDNELYDVKTHHSSFS; encoded by the coding sequence ATGAAAAAAAATATTCACATTGAAAAAATGAGCGTGAAAGGAGTTCAAAATTTAATAGATCGCGCATATCGTGAAGGGAGTGAAATGCAGTTTGTAAGAGAATTGTATAAAAATTCAATAGAAGCTGGAGCAACACAAATTGAATTTGGGCCCGAATGGCAAGGAGTAGAAAAGCAAGGCGTTTATAGATTTATGGTCGCTGATAACGGCAAGGGAATGAACGCAAGCGAAATGGAAACTTTTCTTAATACTTTCGGCAGTGGCGGCAAACCCGTGGGAGGTGCTCACGAAAATTACGGAATCGGAGCTAAAACTTCCACCTTACCCTGGAATTATAAAGGTGTCGTCGTTTTATCCTGGACTGAAAATGATCCAGTAGGATCAATGTTGTGGTTGTGTAAAAATCCTTCAACAGGGGAATATGGAGCTAAAATTATTCAAACTGATGATGGAGAATACAACACTGTAGTAAGCCCTTACAACGATAAAGAATTCGGCATTAATTGGGGTAAAATAAAGCCTTCGTGGTTACAAATTAGTGGAACGATTGTAATTTGTTTAGGTAATACGGGTAAAGAAAATACTTTTATTGAAAAAGGCAGAGGTGAAAGCTTTTCCCTACAAGGAATTTCAGCATATCTAAACAAACGGATATGGGAAATACCTGAAAATGTTGAAATCTTCGTACAGGAATTAAGATCAAAGAAAAAAGAAAAGATGCCGAAGTCAATTGAAGAGGCTTCAAGAAGCAGTTTGTTTAATAAAGGGAAAAAAGACAATCGCTGGAATAGAAGAAGAGTAAAAGGAGCAAAGCAACATTTAATATTTCCAGGTCATAAGAAAGGAGAAATGGGGGCAACCGGAAAGATTACAGCTAAGGATGGCACTGAATTAAAATGGTATTTGTGGAAGGGTGAAAGACCTAACATTCATTCTAACGCCCACGAAAAAGGTTACATTGCTGCACTTTACGACAATGAATTATACGACGTAAAAACTCATCATTCTTCTTTTTCGTAG
- a CDS encoding SH3 beta-barrel fold-containing protein, whose product METSNKTFRTRVFKWAHELVKSTGKSFAVCLAKAWALYRLRKRMATETVKIAFEKADGSLRIAYATLKNAAEKIKGTSTPNYKTVTYFDAEVNSLRSFKVENFIAAY is encoded by the coding sequence ATGGAAACTTCAAACAAAACCTTTAGAACAAGAGTATTTAAATGGGCTCACGAGCTTGTAAAATCTACAGGCAAAAGCTTTGCGGTGTGTTTAGCTAAAGCTTGGGCTTTGTATAGACTTCGTAAAAGAATGGCAACTGAGACGGTTAAAATAGCTTTTGAGAAAGCAGACGGATCTTTAAGAATTGCCTACGCTACTCTTAAGAATGCTGCGGAAAAGATTAAAGGAACCAGTACACCAAATTATAAAACTGTTACCTACTTCGATGCTGAAGTAAATAGTTTAAGATCCTTTAAGGTTGAAAACTTTATAGCGGCATACTAG
- a CDS encoding PG0870-related protein yields the protein MNNSGFKYTLERGSKKVNCPNCLKKTFVRYVDIESQSYLPDSFGRCDREEKCGYFKQPEKENNFTPVDPATIVIPEPTFLPLDYVDRYYNTEEEKRNNFIIFLRSFLPQSKVEKIVKEYFISTCFHWNGGATIFWQIDQNENVRT from the coding sequence ATGAATAATTCAGGCTTTAAATATACGCTGGAGCGTGGTAGCAAGAAGGTTAACTGCCCTAATTGTCTGAAAAAGACGTTTGTTAGGTATGTAGATATAGAAAGTCAATCTTATCTTCCTGACTCTTTTGGTAGGTGTGACCGTGAGGAGAAATGCGGATATTTTAAACAACCTGAAAAAGAAAATAATTTTACCCCGGTAGATCCTGCAACTATAGTTATACCGGAACCAACTTTTTTACCTCTTGATTATGTGGATAGATATTATAACACTGAAGAAGAAAAAAGAAACAACTTTATTATCTTCCTAAGATCTTTTTTACCTCAAAGTAAAGTAGAGAAAATTGTAAAGGAATATTTTATCTCTACCTGTTTTCACTGGAATGGGGGAGCGACAATATTTTGGCAAATAGATCAAAATGAAAATGTAAGAACTTAG
- a CDS encoding DUF6371 domain-containing protein, which produces MLYDPVTGKRKKEPFSHITWVHSLLQKKGKHKDFVLSQCLFGLHLIRDYPDNNMIAIVEAPKTACIMSAIYPKYLWLATCGLSNIKPRLFKPLKEKK; this is translated from the coding sequence ATTTTATACGATCCTGTTACAGGGAAAAGAAAGAAAGAGCCGTTTAGCCATATTACCTGGGTGCATTCTCTTTTACAGAAAAAAGGAAAGCATAAAGATTTTGTTTTATCTCAATGCCTTTTCGGTTTACACTTAATAAGGGATTACCCGGACAACAATATGATTGCCATAGTAGAGGCTCCTAAAACAGCGTGCATTATGTCTGCTATTTATCCTAAATATTTATGGTTAGCAACCTGTGGATTATCCAATATAAAACCCAGACTATTTAAACCACTAAAGGAAAAAAAATAG
- a CDS encoding helix-turn-helix domain-containing protein: MTGKDLAEKVGVSPVAVSNIASGNSFPKPDLLKSIADALDVDIRELFNPTKEAPLESTREALYIRKNGDYIGIGEIDLSSINEG; the protein is encoded by the coding sequence ATGACTGGGAAAGACTTAGCGGAAAAAGTGGGAGTTAGCCCGGTGGCGGTATCAAATATTGCAAGTGGCAATTCATTCCCAAAACCTGATTTATTAAAGAGTATAGCGGACGCTCTGGATGTGGATATAAGGGAGTTATTTAACCCAACTAAAGAAGCTCCTCTGGAAAGTACCCGGGAAGCATTGTACATTAGAAAAAACGGTGACTATATTGGAATCGGTGAGATTGATTTAAGTAGTATTAATGAAGGTTGA